One window of Papaver somniferum cultivar HN1 chromosome 9, ASM357369v1, whole genome shotgun sequence genomic DNA carries:
- the LOC113314274 gene encoding uncharacterized protein LOC113314274, protein MINVFACEEGKQKYSSYLLRSYIEDNKEFKWCPAPDCGLAIKFVNGSDSCDVTCDCTHSFCWNCSKEGHRPVDCGTMEKWILKNNDASEHVTWLLANFKPCPNCKRPIEKSVRCNHVKCSICQFRFCWVCLVSVDNHSCNGYKGDVANNNLERNTTRKHLAKYIHYYERWVASHMSLDPAVISMRNLEIYHQDYGFVQFENDNFAPDPKQQVVSQVSSTKYEELKVLMSTAKQMILSWKNILFTSRQRIFVRALGTTASWFHDNIHVTNPSNSEMPILLNLAAAVENHKGTAQEISALLGKLTIAYYKLLGLDYTRRIFDRGKGFQLIQVFSYYVGYYELCFYTTTCSLVLYASSVLNTEYKNSVCKLVLPPGYGLKLLIINVSVIVLVKHGDDDDSSKNVPSAAVARKGFYKQPDFVINYEDAELFIIQPYSEDNFLRIWTNTWNEKRKLVGTSHKTKEKQNRSCIVFIFFSDNASTQFCGVAEMVGSVDFDKIISYWQQDKWNRHFTGICLIMKHIPISQFCLLILIHDRQFSTQTSADHHDLYNVKIDEFAQRANKQVYVGMFVRASGLDLGGKILFTEGGALRGQGQFTNHVVKALVLEMWKFENKKSGKDGKYFGYTIIFNFLFTLHKI, encoded by the exons ATGATAAACGTATTCGCTTGTGAAGAAGGTAAGCAGAAGTATTCTAGTTACCTTCTCAGGTCTTATATTGAAGATAACAAAGAATTCAAGTGGTGCCCTGCACCAGACTGTGGTTTAGCCATTAAATTTGTGAATGGCAGTGACAGTTGTGATGTTACTTGTGACTGCACTCATAGCTTTTGCTGGAATTGTAGCAAAGAAGGGCACCGTCCGGTTGACTGCGGCACAATGGAGAAGTGGATTTTGAAGAATAATGACGCGTCTGAACACGTAACATGGCTATTAGCTAATTTCAAGCCTTGTCCAAACTGCAAACGACCGATTGAGAAAAGTGTAAGGTGTAACCATGTGAAGTGCTCAATTTGTCAATTTCGGTTTTGCTGGGTATGTCTTGTTTCCGTAGATAATCATTCTTGTAATGGATATAAGGGCGATGTGGCAAATAACAACTTGGAGAGAAACACAACTAGAAAACATTTGGCGAAATATATTCATTACTATGAAAGATGGGTAGCTAGCCATATGTCGTTGGATCCGGCAGTGATATCTATGAGGAATTTGGAGATATATCACCAAGATTATGGATTTGTACAATTTGAAAACGATAATTTTGCTCCAGATCCTAAGCAACAGGTTGTTTCACAAGTTTCATCGACAAAATATGAGGAGTTAAAAGTTCTCATGAGTACTGCAAAACAAATGATTCTGTCATGGAAAAACATACTTTTTACTTCACGGCAAAGGATCTTTGTTAGAGCTTTGGGTACTACTGCCAGCTGGTTTCATGATAACATTCATGTTACAAACCCAAGTAATTCAGAGATGCCAATTCTATTGAATCTGGCTGCGGCTGTTGAGAATCATAAAGGAACTGCGCAAGAGATTTCTGCATTATTGGGGAAGTTGACTATTGCCTACTACAAACTTTTAGGTCTCGATTACACTCGCAGGATATTTGACCGTGGAAAAGGATTCCAACTAATTCAGGTTTTTTCCTATTATGTTGGTTATTATGAATTATGTTTCTACACGACCACTTGTTCGTTGGTACTCTATGCATCTTCCGTTTTAAATACCGAGTACAAGAATTCTGTCTGTAAGCTAGTTCTTCCACCTGGGTATGGATTAAAGCTGTTGATTATCAATGTAAGTGTAATTGTGTTGGTTAAACATGGTGACGATGATGATAGTAGCAAGAATGTGCCTTCTGCTGCAGTGGCGCGGAAAGGATTCTATAAGCAGCCCGACTTTGTCATCAACTATGAGGATGCCGAATTATTTATTATCCAGCCATACAGTGAAGATAATTTTCTTAGAATCTGGACAAACACTTGGAATGAGAAGAGAAAACTAGTTGGTACATCTCACAAAACAAAGGAGAAGCAAAATAGATCCTgcatagtttttattttcttctcggATAATGCTAGTACACAGTTCTGTGGCGTGGCTGAGATGGTAGGATCTGTTGATTTTGATAAGATAATATCTTATTGGCAGCAAGATAAGTGGAACAGGCATTTCACTGGGATTTGTCTCATAATGAAACATATACCCATCAGTCAGTTTTGTCTTCTCATATTGATTCATGATCGTCAATTCTCGACTCAAACGAGTGCAGATCATCATGATTTATACAATGTCAAAATAGACGAATTTGCACAACGTGCTAACAAACAAGTTTATGTAGGAATGTTTGTTCGAGCATCAGGATTAGACTTGGGAGGCAAGATCTTATTCACGGAGGGTGGAGCGCTAAGA GGGCAGGGACAGTTTACAAACCATGTTGTGAAAGCATTGGTGTTAGAGATGTGGAAATTCGAAAATAAAAAGAGTGGGAAAGATGGCAAGTATTTTGGCTACACAATaatatttaattttctatttactTTACACAAGATCTGA